From one Deltaproteobacteria bacterium genomic stretch:
- a CDS encoding methyltransferase domain-containing protein has protein sequence MTDNHQTLETVKQYYGKTLKTNADLKTNACCTLDAMPAHLKPILRQIHPEVLEKFYGCGSPIPAALEGKTVLDLGCGTGRDTFLLSKLVGPEGKVIGVDMTAEQLAIAKKYVDYHAQTFGHEKSNVEFLNGYIEDLEGLGIKTGSIDVAVSNCVINLSPEKRRVFSEIFRVLKPGGELYFADIFSDRRIPAHLAKDPTLVGECLGGALYAEDFRRLMMDVGCLDHRVVTQRKLTIENPGLEHQLGGISFYSVTVRAFKLKLEDRCEDYGQVAYYLGTIPQCPQAFPLDDHHLFEKGRPVLVCSNTAAMLTQTRYAPHFRVEGDLSTHYGLFDCGPKGSIGSDEPPSNQGCC, from the coding sequence ATGACGGACAATCATCAAACTCTGGAAACGGTAAAACAATATTACGGGAAGACTCTCAAAACCAATGCTGACCTGAAAACCAACGCCTGTTGCACGCTGGATGCCATGCCCGCACATCTGAAACCCATCCTCAGACAGATTCATCCGGAGGTGTTGGAGAAATTTTACGGCTGCGGCTCGCCAATCCCTGCGGCGTTGGAGGGAAAAACGGTTTTGGATCTCGGTTGCGGAACGGGGCGGGATACCTTCCTCCTTTCCAAACTCGTGGGACCGGAAGGCAAGGTGATCGGTGTCGATATGACGGCGGAACAATTGGCGATTGCCAAGAAGTATGTCGACTATCACGCTCAAACCTTCGGACACGAAAAGAGTAACGTGGAATTCTTGAACGGGTACATCGAAGACCTTGAGGGATTGGGGATCAAGACCGGGTCCATTGATGTCGCGGTCTCCAATTGTGTCATCAATCTCTCGCCGGAAAAACGGCGGGTCTTTTCCGAAATCTTCCGCGTGTTGAAACCCGGCGGGGAACTCTATTTCGCGGATATCTTTTCCGACCGGCGAATACCAGCACATCTGGCAAAAGATCCGACATTGGTCGGCGAGTGCCTTGGTGGTGCGTTGTATGCCGAGGATTTCCGAAGACTCATGATGGATGTGGGGTGCCTGGATCATCGTGTGGTGACACAAAGAAAACTTACTATCGAAAACCCTGGGCTTGAGCATCAACTGGGGGGCATTTCATTTTATTCGGTGACCGTTCGGGCCTTCAAGCTGAAGTTGGAAGATCGCTGTGAGGATTATGGTCAGGTGGCTTATTACCTGGGGACCATCCCCCAATGTCCGCAAGCCTTCCCTCTGGATGATCACCACCTCTTTGAAAAAGGAAGGCCCGTGCTCGTCTGCAGCAACACGGCGGCCATGCTGACCCAAACGCGATATGCACCGCACTTCCGCGTTGAAGGGGATCTATCGACTCACTACGGTTTATTTGATTGTGGCCCGAAAGGATCAATCGGTTCAGACGAGCCTCCATCCAACCAAGGGTGCTGTTAA
- the arsS gene encoding arsenosugar biosynthesis radical SAM protein ArsS (Some members of this family are selenoproteins.), with product MSQPIPSFENKLAEHRIDITRKPLEILQVNVGKLCNQACHHCHVEAGPKRTEIMEKKTVDRLIELLDFSPTIHTVDITGGAPELNPHFRTLVAAARKRNKEVIDRCNLTVFFEKGQEETVYFLKTHQVKIVASLPCYSKQNVDAQRGSGVFDKSIRALRLLNELGYGKNDSGLELDLVYNPLGAFLPPSQEKLELDYKKELRELFDIEFNRLLTITNMPIKRFLDQLVRENKYEEYMTLLVNGFNAAAASSVMCRNLISIGWNGKIYDCDFNQMLEIPIGRKHRTIWDIESFDQIFGTPIAFANHCFGCTAGAGSSCGGELI from the coding sequence ATGAGCCAGCCAATCCCCTCATTTGAAAACAAACTGGCTGAACATCGGATCGACATCACACGAAAACCACTGGAAATTTTACAGGTGAACGTCGGGAAGCTCTGCAATCAGGCCTGTCATCATTGTCATGTGGAGGCCGGTCCCAAACGGACCGAGATCATGGAGAAGAAAACGGTGGACCGTTTGATTGAACTCCTTGATTTCTCACCCACCATTCATACCGTCGATATCACCGGAGGCGCGCCTGAACTCAATCCGCATTTTCGCACCTTGGTTGCAGCAGCCAGAAAGCGGAACAAGGAAGTGATCGACCGATGCAACCTGACGGTCTTCTTCGAAAAGGGTCAGGAGGAAACCGTGTATTTTCTGAAAACACATCAAGTGAAGATCGTGGCCTCTCTCCCGTGTTATTCCAAGCAGAATGTGGATGCTCAGCGAGGCAGCGGTGTCTTTGATAAAAGTATCCGCGCCTTGCGGTTATTGAATGAGCTCGGTTACGGGAAGAACGATTCGGGACTCGAACTCGATCTGGTTTACAATCCGCTGGGGGCCTTTTTGCCCCCCTCACAAGAGAAGCTCGAACTCGATTACAAAAAAGAACTGCGCGAACTCTTCGACATCGAGTTCAACCGTCTTCTCACGATCACCAACATGCCGATCAAGCGATTCCTGGATCAGTTGGTCAGAGAAAATAAATATGAAGAATACATGACGCTGCTGGTGAACGGTTTCAATGCCGCTGCGGCTTCGAGCGTCATGTGCCGAAATCTGATTTCCATCGGGTGGAATGGGAAAATCTACGATTGCGATTTTAACCAGATGTTGGAGATTCCCATTGGAAGAAAACATCGAACGATCTGGGACATTGAATCCTTCGATCAAATCTTTGGGACTCCCATCGCCTTTGCCAACCATTGCTTTGGCTGTACGGCGGGGGCCGGGTCATCTTGTGGAGGAGAACTTATATGA